A portion of the Oxynema aestuarii AP17 genome contains these proteins:
- a CDS encoding FkbM family methyltransferase, with the protein MKLQTALKTSSVPLLKFVPLQILEKLYELPSNRWADRLVRASLRDRNVTLTHGVGKGLKFNGGNSNPDYAFGTYELPVQNVLARYLQPGDIFYDIGANFGFFTAIAARLVGPSGRVYAFEPEWHNTRRIRVNLELNHLSNVSVLEKAVSCKSGTGKLLLTHYPGGHTLSTVVAPPDVTATMAIETIAIDDAIENLEIDPPTLVKIDVEGAELDVLYGMADTLKIFRPIVIYEIDDERQEGVLEKRCVLDDFVSHFNYEILTLEAAYPGLKWQVAHAIALPK; encoded by the coding sequence ATGAAGCTCCAAACTGCATTAAAAACATCGAGCGTCCCACTGCTGAAGTTTGTACCCCTTCAAATTCTTGAAAAGTTGTACGAGTTACCATCGAACCGATGGGCCGATCGCCTCGTCCGGGCCAGTTTGCGCGATCGCAATGTCACCCTGACTCACGGCGTCGGCAAAGGATTGAAATTTAACGGGGGAAATTCCAACCCCGACTATGCATTTGGCACTTACGAATTGCCCGTTCAAAATGTTTTAGCTCGCTATTTACAACCGGGAGATATTTTTTACGATATCGGTGCCAATTTCGGATTTTTTACGGCGATCGCCGCCCGTTTGGTCGGTCCTTCCGGGCGAGTCTACGCCTTCGAGCCAGAATGGCACAATACACGGCGAATTCGAGTCAATCTCGAACTCAACCATCTAAGCAATGTTTCCGTATTAGAAAAAGCCGTATCTTGCAAAAGTGGCACCGGAAAACTCCTGTTGACCCACTATCCCGGCGGACATACTTTATCTACGGTCGTGGCTCCTCCAGATGTTACGGCGACAATGGCCATCGAAACGATCGCCATCGACGACGCGATCGAAAATTTAGAGATCGATCCTCCCACCCTCGTCAAAATTGATGTCGAAGGAGCCGAACTCGACGTGCTTTATGGAATGGCGGACACCCTCAAAATCTTTCGACCGATCGTGATTTACGAAATTGACGACGAACGACAAGAAGGGGTTTTAGAAAAGCGGTGCGTCCTCGATGATTTTGTCAGTCATTTTAACTATGAAATCTTGACCCTCGAAGCCGCTTATCCGGGATTGAAATGGCAAGTCGCTCACGCGATCGCTCTCCCCAAATAG
- a CDS encoding nucleotide-binding protein gives MLNLLKSQPSQPPPTPTLGQIGDRAATDSFTDCRPSGKVIGTLSPGGVRRLGADVEKRIGIDNGALRLQPLITPGWGKQGIAYGPYPRRNGLTFVAFVLNGHNTSESSLLETLRQRLRRWWLGSEAENPHKRLWRWLTSSHKRGMFRRLLTWIRSTPRFSKYVPLPRIEENFAIGWFPSAIPGNPPMEGNAAIVRATGADNGELLVRVGDRCAPLFQGLQNLQIYYAIVLRERGAAYYAASLPQARGLGSYPEMRPLAIDPFDRTPNLYAAIYQSVLGQIGFRVDTRVYGVQVQSVPEFEQWYGSARGADRLVGEGELDGSPAEIGGDWSVCTGACQRTPTGTIAVAADSLALLDPQVPCGLLHTEIATGARPGTSALVWRARDRENFWALWLSGDRWEVGIREGGLWHPVARSDRPVLTSNTVHSVQILDDGDRFQALLDGQPLFDGDLGDRRGSDATGIGIGFLDPHGNQFRALEAHPRSVAIPASQDLGAPWMATGSELILADEFEGEPLELSQTQTAIGGQSWRLEMGRGAIERTGNGSARVRATAQQPNCDRTAYTLPWAFPELADVQVEITPPGSDRGQGENGRAGLIFWQDADNYIIVSTWLEDGYGGASISSFFHLDGFEELYDAVWTNVGKRVYWGIPYTLRVVFDGNNYLTFVNEEPVLYRALSDVYPRISRLSIHRVGIVANWEWGNDTGSYFKHFTAKANTHGVNGGQR, from the coding sequence GTGTTAAATCTACTCAAGTCCCAACCCTCGCAGCCTCCTCCAACGCCAACCCTAGGCCAGATCGGCGATCGCGCCGCGACCGATTCCTTTACCGATTGCCGTCCTTCCGGGAAAGTCATTGGCACTTTGAGTCCGGGTGGGGTGCGGCGTCTCGGCGCCGATGTTGAAAAACGGATCGGCATCGATAACGGTGCCTTGCGCCTACAACCGTTGATTACCCCCGGTTGGGGCAAACAGGGAATTGCTTACGGCCCGTACCCTCGCCGCAACGGCTTGACCTTTGTCGCTTTCGTCCTCAACGGACACAACACTTCTGAAAGTAGTCTGCTCGAAACCCTGCGCCAACGGCTGCGGCGTTGGTGGCTCGGAAGTGAGGCAGAAAATCCTCACAAGCGGTTGTGGCGATGGCTGACGAGTTCTCACAAACGCGGGATGTTCAGACGGCTGTTGACTTGGATTCGCAGTACGCCGCGCTTCTCGAAATACGTTCCCTTACCTCGAATTGAGGAAAATTTCGCGATCGGGTGGTTTCCCAGCGCCATTCCTGGCAATCCTCCGATGGAAGGCAATGCGGCGATCGTGCGGGCGACGGGGGCGGATAATGGGGAACTGTTGGTGCGCGTGGGCGATCGCTGCGCGCCCCTCTTTCAGGGTTTGCAAAACCTCCAAATTTACTATGCGATCGTCCTGCGCGAACGCGGCGCCGCCTACTATGCCGCTTCTCTTCCCCAGGCGCGAGGGTTGGGAAGCTATCCCGAGATGCGTCCGTTGGCGATCGACCCGTTCGATCGCACCCCCAATCTCTATGCGGCGATTTATCAAAGCGTTCTCGGTCAAATTGGCTTCCGCGTGGACACTCGCGTTTATGGGGTGCAGGTGCAATCCGTGCCGGAATTCGAGCAGTGGTACGGCAGCGCTCGTGGGGCCGATCGCCTCGTCGGCGAGGGGGAATTAGACGGCTCTCCCGCCGAAATCGGAGGCGATTGGAGCGTTTGCACGGGCGCTTGTCAACGGACGCCGACGGGGACGATCGCCGTCGCTGCCGACTCTCTGGCGTTACTCGATCCCCAGGTGCCTTGCGGGCTACTGCATACCGAGATCGCGACCGGGGCGCGACCGGGAACCTCGGCGCTGGTGTGGCGCGCGCGCGATCGCGAGAACTTTTGGGCCTTGTGGTTGTCCGGCGATCGCTGGGAGGTCGGCATTCGAGAGGGCGGTCTCTGGCACCCGGTGGCACGGAGCGATCGCCCGGTTCTCACGTCGAATACCGTTCATTCCGTGCAGATCCTCGACGACGGCGATCGCTTCCAGGCACTCCTCGACGGTCAACCCCTCTTTGACGGGGATCTGGGCGATCGCCGGGGATCCGACGCCACCGGAATTGGCATCGGTTTTCTCGACCCCCACGGGAACCAGTTTCGCGCCTTGGAAGCCCATCCGCGATCGGTTGCGATCCCCGCCAGTCAAGACTTGGGCGCCCCTTGGATGGCGACAGGTTCCGAGCTGATTTTAGCCGATGAGTTTGAAGGCGAACCCCTAGAACTCTCCCAAACCCAAACGGCGATCGGGGGTCAGTCCTGGCGCTTGGAAATGGGGCGCGGGGCGATCGAACGCACGGGGAACGGCAGCGCTCGCGTCCGCGCCACGGCCCAACAGCCGAATTGCGATCGCACGGCGTATACTCTCCCCTGGGCATTTCCCGAGTTAGCGGACGTCCAGGTTGAAATTACGCCCCCCGGTAGCGATCGCGGACAGGGGGAAAACGGGCGCGCGGGGCTGATTTTTTGGCAGGATGCCGACAACTACATCATCGTCAGCACTTGGCTCGAAGACGGCTACGGTGGCGCCTCGATTTCCTCATTTTTTCATCTCGATGGATTTGAAGAATTGTATGACGCCGTATGGACCAACGTCGGCAAACGGGTGTATTGGGGGATTCCCTACACCTTGCGCGTCGTTTTCGACGGCAACAATTACCTGACATTTGTCAACGAAGAACCCGTATTGTATCGCGCACTCAGCGATGTTTATCCCCGTATTTCTCGCCTATCTATTCATCGAGTTGGGATAGTCGCCAATTGGGAATGGGGAAACGATACCGGGAGCTATTTTAAGCACTTTACCGCTAAAGCTAACACTCACGGAGTGAATGGAGGTCAACGATGA
- a CDS encoding PIG-L deacetylase family protein: protein MTNSFRFKWSLKTLARQFNQSLMNRSVSPYLATRLNRSAIVFAPHQDDETLGCGGTIARKKQAQAELEIVFMTDGARSHSKFIAEAELKAIRKQEALAATAILGVPERDLIFLDIRDGSLQHCRELAGDRVKEILGDRRPQEIFIPYSGDTPPDHYATNQIVRKALEDLDFKAAIYEYPIWFWRHWPWTSFVGNRQEKLDVLSSTWKAQFGLKLAREFRYAIDISEVLETKKKALNCYRSQMVRLTCDRWPILADVSNGEFLECFLQNREFFYLQPSARSPQNRQWRFGHKAIRSPAMQGVKF from the coding sequence ATGACTAATTCATTCCGATTTAAATGGTCATTAAAAACTCTAGCACGCCAATTTAATCAGTCCTTGATGAATCGGAGTGTCAGCCCGTATTTAGCCACCCGATTAAACCGTTCGGCGATCGTTTTTGCGCCCCATCAAGACGATGAAACCCTCGGCTGTGGGGGAACGATCGCCCGTAAAAAACAAGCGCAAGCCGAGCTAGAAATCGTATTCATGACCGATGGGGCGCGATCGCATTCTAAATTTATCGCCGAAGCGGAACTCAAAGCCATTCGCAAACAAGAAGCCCTCGCCGCTACTGCGATTCTCGGCGTTCCCGAACGGGATCTTATCTTTCTCGACATTCGCGATGGAAGTTTACAACATTGTCGAGAGCTGGCGGGCGATCGCGTTAAAGAAATTTTAGGCGATCGCCGACCGCAAGAAATTTTTATTCCCTACTCCGGCGATACGCCGCCCGACCATTACGCCACCAATCAAATCGTGCGAAAAGCACTAGAAGATCTGGATTTCAAGGCGGCGATTTACGAATATCCCATTTGGTTCTGGCGTCATTGGCCGTGGACGAGTTTCGTGGGCAACCGACAAGAAAAATTAGACGTTTTAAGCAGTACCTGGAAAGCCCAGTTTGGCTTAAAACTAGCGCGAGAATTTCGATATGCAATCGATATTAGTGAGGTTTTAGAAACGAAAAAGAAGGCGTTAAATTGCTATCGCTCTCAAATGGTGCGGTTGACCTGCGATCGCTGGCCGATTTTGGCCGATGTTTCTAACGGTGAATTTTTAGAGTGTTTTTTGCAAAATCGAGAGTTTTTCTATCTACAACCCTCAGCGCGATCGCCTCAAAATCGGCAATGGCGATTCGGACACAAAGCCATTCGCTCCCCGGCCATGCAAGGGGTGAAATTTTAA
- a CDS encoding glycosyltransferase family 4 protein, producing the protein MKIAFINQPWSVVSPPVQNADSVATWTYEVSSRLSKDCAIVSYCKQHKSQAKCETYRGIEYRRISLIPDRIFLKILRELSKIVPISPSPLFNSTLYHFWYILAIAFDLRRQHCDLVHIHNLSHFVPIVRAFNPKIKIVLHMHSEWLTQLQPTTIARRLRKTDAILGCSEHVTDKVRQKFPAFASRCHTVFNGVDLDRFRPPEKPRDRLPKTLIFVGRISPEKGVHVLLEAFRQVAEHDREVTLQIVGPKGSTPREFIVDLSDDPEVQKLDIFYEKNYATYLDSLITQKIHDRVSFPGSVPHSHLAEFYRESDILINPSLTEAFGMSLIEAMATELPAIVTRIGGMPEVIEEGKTGLFCHAGNPDSLAAAILKLLEDDLLRTSMGTAGRERVLKLFSWDRVSERVWNVYQNLQQKND; encoded by the coding sequence TTGAAAATAGCTTTTATTAACCAACCGTGGAGTGTGGTCAGTCCTCCGGTTCAAAATGCAGATTCAGTAGCGACCTGGACCTATGAAGTGTCCAGTCGTCTGAGCAAAGATTGCGCGATCGTCAGCTATTGCAAACAGCACAAATCGCAAGCAAAATGTGAAACGTATCGAGGAATTGAATATCGCAGAATCTCTCTAATTCCCGATCGCATCTTCCTCAAGATCTTGCGGGAACTCTCAAAAATTGTGCCGATTTCTCCCTCTCCTTTATTTAATTCTACGCTTTACCATTTTTGGTATATCTTGGCGATCGCCTTCGATCTCCGACGACAACACTGCGATCTCGTTCACATTCACAATTTGTCTCATTTCGTTCCCATCGTTCGGGCGTTTAATCCGAAGATTAAAATTGTTTTACACATGCATTCCGAGTGGTTGACGCAATTGCAGCCGACGACGATCGCTCGCCGCCTCCGAAAAACCGATGCCATCCTCGGATGTAGCGAACACGTCACCGACAAAGTCCGCCAAAAATTCCCCGCTTTTGCGTCTCGATGTCATACGGTTTTTAATGGAGTCGATCTCGACCGCTTTCGTCCCCCCGAAAAACCGCGCGATCGCCTCCCTAAAACCTTAATATTTGTCGGGCGAATTTCACCGGAGAAAGGCGTACACGTCCTTTTAGAAGCTTTCCGTCAAGTAGCCGAACACGATCGAGAAGTTACCCTTCAAATCGTCGGTCCTAAAGGATCTACTCCCCGGGAGTTTATTGTCGATTTGAGTGACGATCCCGAAGTCCAAAAGTTGGATATATTTTATGAGAAAAATTATGCAACTTATTTAGATAGTCTCATTACTCAAAAAATTCACGATCGCGTTTCTTTTCCCGGGTCGGTTCCCCACTCTCACTTAGCCGAATTTTACCGGGAAAGTGACATTCTCATTAACCCTTCACTCACGGAAGCTTTCGGGATGAGTTTAATCGAAGCAATGGCTACAGAACTTCCCGCGATCGTGACGCGAATCGGAGGAATGCCAGAAGTGATTGAAGAAGGGAAAACAGGTTTATTTTGTCACGCTGGCAATCCCGATTCTCTCGCGGCAGCGATTCTGAAATTACTGGAAGACGATCTCCTGCGAACCTCGATGGGGACGGCGGGACGAGAACGAGTTCTCAAGTTATTTTCTTGGGATCGCGTCAGCGAACGGGTTTGGAATGTTTATCAAAATCTCCAACAAAAAAATGACTAA
- a CDS encoding glycosyltransferase family 4 protein — protein MMNILHLSTSDLEGGAARAAYRLHQGLNDGGISSQMLVRAKRSIDCSVIAEKSLLTKVGPLSNSLPLKLYPRRGKKLFFSQWFPDNLAKKVREINPDLIHLHWVCNGFVRIETLSNFSKPMVWTLHDMWPFTGGCNYSESCDLYTDTCGNCPQLNSDRSFDLSRSIWQRKQRSWQNIDLTVVSPSIWLAECARSSSLFQSRSIHVIPHGLDLTKYKPIDRHIAREILNLPDDRTLILFGASPGTTKSSRKGFHLLREALASLREVHGSDTIELALLGALKPPNPENFGFPTHYLGQVHDDVTLAMIYSAVDVTVVPSLQEAFGQMATESLACGTPVVTFNATGLKDIVEHQQNGYLVKPFDSDDLARGIAWVLDDRDRHRQLKIAARAKAEREFSLELQASRYVDLFTEILERNTTEN, from the coding sequence ATGATGAACATTTTACATCTGAGTACCTCCGACCTCGAAGGCGGCGCCGCTCGTGCCGCCTATCGCCTCCATCAAGGATTGAACGACGGCGGCATTTCTTCGCAAATGTTAGTCCGAGCGAAACGGAGTATCGATTGCTCCGTCATTGCCGAAAAATCCTTACTCACGAAGGTCGGACCCTTATCAAATAGTCTGCCTTTAAAATTGTATCCTCGACGAGGAAAAAAACTATTTTTTTCTCAATGGTTTCCCGATAATCTTGCTAAAAAAGTTCGAGAAATTAATCCAGACCTCATCCACCTACACTGGGTTTGTAATGGTTTTGTTCGTATAGAAACTCTCTCCAATTTTTCCAAACCAATGGTGTGGACGTTACATGATATGTGGCCGTTTACGGGGGGATGTAACTATAGTGAAAGCTGCGATCTCTATACCGATACCTGTGGAAACTGCCCCCAACTCAATAGCGATCGCTCCTTTGATTTATCCCGATCGATTTGGCAAAGAAAACAGAGATCGTGGCAAAACATCGATCTGACCGTTGTCAGTCCCAGCATCTGGTTGGCGGAATGCGCGCGATCGAGTTCTCTGTTTCAATCGCGATCGATTCACGTGATTCCTCATGGCTTAGATCTGACAAAATACAAACCGATCGATCGCCACATTGCTAGAGAAATTCTGAATTTACCGGACGATCGCACCCTGATTTTATTTGGCGCTTCTCCCGGGACAACCAAATCTTCGAGAAAAGGATTTCACCTGTTACGTGAAGCACTCGCCAGCCTCCGCGAGGTCCACGGTTCCGATACCATCGAACTCGCTCTTTTGGGAGCCTTAAAACCGCCCAATCCTGAAAATTTTGGCTTTCCCACTCATTATCTCGGACAAGTTCACGATGACGTGACCCTGGCGATGATTTATTCGGCGGTTGACGTGACCGTGGTTCCCTCTTTACAAGAAGCATTCGGACAAATGGCGACAGAATCTTTAGCCTGTGGAACCCCTGTAGTGACCTTTAATGCTACGGGGTTAAAAGATATTGTCGAACATCAACAAAATGGCTATCTCGTTAAACCCTTTGACAGTGACGACCTCGCCCGAGGGATCGCTTGGGTTCTCGACGATCGCGATCGCCATCGACAGTTAAAAATAGCGGCGAGAGCCAAGGCAGAACGAGAATTTTCTTTAGAATTACAAGCCTCTCGCTACGTCGATCTATTTACGGAAATTTTAGAACGAAACACGACCGAAAACTAA
- a CDS encoding acyltransferase family protein, whose translation MNKSLRLTGIDLCRGFALYGVILLHSDEGLSETPTGWNDIIHVVEFAVPFFLATSFYLSVNKLWSGGSYKLSSRLNRLVIPYVAWTLIYVTYKFLKFIIDRDPNHIEEVLKDPTGTIFLGTAGFHLYFLPLVVVGSILIKLLDDRIKSHFFNLKKASFLFLISIALYQLTIASGNAYSLESQAAFQSLLNYQNFGILAQPIRVLFVFLFWSLRCLVYITIALVVSQLNPHLAPYFRNRENWWAIAFIGAFFILGLSGESVPESIREVFLGYSALGTGICLSPFLKDDRHILKHLGICSFGIYLIHLLILDVFQITIYRLPGLNLASLQQSIIYFLLLSLSVLLLGWAIADRLMQNRWVSKILFGTR comes from the coding sequence ATGAACAAATCGCTTCGCCTTACTGGAATCGATTTGTGTAGGGGGTTTGCACTCTACGGAGTGATCCTCCTCCATTCAGATGAAGGACTGAGTGAAACGCCTACTGGGTGGAATGATATTATCCATGTTGTAGAATTCGCCGTCCCCTTTTTCTTGGCCACTTCTTTTTACTTATCCGTTAATAAATTATGGTCGGGGGGAAGTTACAAGCTTTCGTCTCGGTTGAACCGTCTGGTTATCCCTTATGTCGCGTGGACGCTGATTTACGTAACTTATAAATTTTTAAAATTTATTATCGATCGCGACCCCAATCATATTGAAGAAGTTTTAAAAGATCCGACCGGAACAATTTTTTTAGGTACGGCAGGGTTTCATCTTTATTTTTTACCTCTTGTGGTCGTCGGATCTATATTGATTAAACTTTTAGACGATCGCATCAAATCTCATTTTTTCAATCTTAAAAAAGCATCTTTTTTATTCCTGATTTCAATAGCTTTATATCAGTTAACGATCGCCTCCGGAAATGCCTACAGCCTGGAGAGTCAAGCTGCTTTTCAGAGTTTATTGAATTACCAAAACTTTGGTATTTTAGCTCAACCGATTCGAGTTTTATTTGTTTTTTTATTTTGGTCTCTTCGATGCCTGGTTTATATTACGATCGCCCTTGTCGTCTCGCAGTTGAACCCACACCTCGCCCCTTACTTTAGGAATCGAGAAAACTGGTGGGCGATCGCCTTTATCGGTGCTTTTTTCATCCTCGGTTTGTCCGGTGAAAGCGTTCCAGAATCGATCCGCGAAGTCTTCCTGGGATATAGTGCATTGGGAACGGGAATCTGCTTATCTCCTTTCCTCAAAGACGATCGCCACATTTTAAAACATTTGGGGATTTGTTCTTTTGGGATTTATCTGATCCACCTGCTGATTTTAGATGTTTTTCAGATTACTATTTATCGGCTTCCGGGTTTAAATCTTGCTAGTTTACAGCAGAGTATTATTTATTTTCTACTCTTGTCGCTATCCGTGTTATTACTGGGTTGGGCGATCGCCGACCGACTCATGCAGAATCGATGGGTATCAAAAATTCTCTTTGGGACAAGGTAA
- a CDS encoding ABC transporter ATP-binding protein, which produces MEVFGIGLIGPFLSLATQPEIVKTNSFLSILYARSGLPSESQFIACIGIFIILIFIFKSIISWNAQTYVFIFSFQLKGELANKLMNAYLNAPYTFHLSRNSATLIQSITNYTYTFGHAILIPLLNSIANVIVILSLTLLLCATNLMAIVAILALLLPCWLLFAYSKNKLSYWGQEVHEANESMIRIINHGLGGIKETKVIGCSSYFENQLKTQTDKYEKASGSFFGFKLLPRIIVETFLVIFLVGFISLFLLLDQDVQQLTAILSIFAVASIRLIPAISNLMGAISTLRNSDYVLKKLYLDLKELEASEENLKEVYGKHSDKFEAVSKSTGLVLADLPESIEPLEIKDSIEIEDIFYHYPNISESAIAGISFDIKKGESIALIGKSGAGKTTLVDIILGLLIPQDGDIKVDRHSIYENLANWRQSIGYIPQSIFLIDDTLARNIAFGVSDDRIDEHRLQQAIDAAQLRELVDELPEGLQTEVGERGVRLSGGQRQRVGIARALYHEREVLVLDEATAALDNETESLISEAINALSGTKTMIIIAHRLTTVKDCDRIYTLEKGKIVKCGTYEEVVLGEESHSD; this is translated from the coding sequence ATGGAAGTTTTCGGGATTGGCTTAATCGGGCCATTTTTATCCCTTGCGACTCAACCGGAGATCGTTAAAACCAATTCATTTTTAAGTATTTTATACGCTCGGTCTGGATTACCTTCCGAAAGTCAGTTTATCGCCTGTATCGGAATATTTATTATCCTGATTTTTATCTTCAAGTCGATTATTAGTTGGAACGCACAAACCTATGTCTTTATTTTTAGCTTCCAACTCAAAGGCGAGTTAGCGAATAAGTTAATGAACGCCTATTTGAACGCACCATACACCTTTCATTTATCTAGGAATAGTGCAACTCTAATCCAGAGCATTACCAACTATACCTATACGTTTGGTCATGCTATTTTAATTCCTCTGCTCAATTCCATTGCCAACGTCATTGTTATTTTATCTTTAACCCTGTTGTTATGCGCCACTAACTTAATGGCCATTGTTGCGATTTTAGCGCTTCTTCTTCCTTGCTGGTTGCTGTTTGCTTATTCAAAAAACAAATTAAGCTACTGGGGACAAGAAGTTCATGAAGCGAACGAATCGATGATTAGAATCATCAATCATGGATTGGGAGGAATCAAAGAAACAAAAGTTATTGGATGCAGTTCTTACTTTGAAAACCAACTCAAAACCCAAACGGATAAATATGAAAAAGCGAGCGGCTCCTTTTTTGGCTTTAAACTATTACCCCGGATTATTGTTGAAACTTTTTTAGTTATTTTTCTAGTTGGCTTTATCTCTCTGTTTTTATTGCTAGATCAAGACGTCCAGCAATTGACTGCCATTTTAAGTATTTTTGCAGTAGCTTCCATTCGTTTAATTCCGGCCATCAGCAACTTGATGGGGGCAATTAGTACCTTAAGAAATTCGGATTATGTCCTTAAAAAACTTTATTTAGATTTAAAAGAATTGGAGGCTTCTGAAGAGAATCTAAAAGAGGTTTACGGAAAGCATTCGGATAAATTTGAAGCCGTCTCGAAGTCAACAGGATTAGTTCTGGCGGATCTTCCAGAGTCGATCGAACCTCTGGAGATAAAAGATAGCATCGAAATCGAAGATATCTTTTATCATTATCCCAACATTTCAGAATCTGCGATCGCTGGAATTTCCTTTGACATTAAAAAAGGCGAATCGATCGCATTAATTGGCAAATCCGGCGCCGGAAAAACAACGTTAGTCGATATTATTTTAGGGCTACTCATTCCTCAAGATGGAGATATAAAAGTCGATCGCCACTCGATCTATGAAAATTTGGCAAATTGGCGTCAATCGATCGGATATATCCCACAATCAATTTTTCTCATTGACGATACATTAGCCAGAAATATTGCTTTCGGAGTGAGTGACGATCGCATCGACGAACATCGATTGCAACAAGCTATAGATGCCGCTCAATTGCGCGAGTTAGTTGACGAACTCCCAGAAGGATTGCAAACGGAAGTGGGGGAAAGAGGAGTCCGCTTATCAGGCGGTCAGCGTCAGCGTGTGGGGATTGCTAGAGCACTTTATCACGAACGAGAAGTGTTAGTTTTAGATGAAGCGACGGCGGCATTAGACAATGAAACAGAAAGTCTAATTTCTGAGGCAATTAATGCACTCAGTGGCACGAAAACCATGATTATTATCGCCCATCGTCTGACCACGGTTAAAGACTGCGATCGCATTTATACGTTAGAAAAAGGTAAAATTGTCAAATGTGGCACCTATGAAGAAGTGGTTCTCGGTGAAGAAAGCCACTCAGATTAG
- a CDS encoding RNA-guided endonuclease InsQ/TnpB family protein gives MSRVRGTQWYVVVTIESDISVPDAPVHGRAIGIDLGLQRFLTASDGSFQERPKFFKSMQRKLKLLQRRAARKQKGSQNWEKAQIEVARMHHRIANRRKDFHLKTAHQLCDRAQTIFAEDLNVKSLTRGMLRKDCVDAAFGQFLSLTEWVCWKRGVYFAKVNPNGTSQTCPNCLATVSKGLEVREHHCPECGYRTHRDRAAAEMVLDRGLENVVTQGLWGTETACQVGLSGVYDLDKWRGAGIPNREVGKPAL, from the coding sequence TTGTCGAGGGTACGGGGTACACAATGGTATGTTGTCGTCACGATTGAATCGGATATATCGGTTCCCGATGCTCCGGTTCACGGTCGGGCGATTGGGATTGACCTGGGATTGCAGCGATTCTTGACCGCTTCCGATGGCTCTTTCCAAGAACGCCCTAAGTTTTTCAAGTCGATGCAACGCAAGCTGAAATTGCTGCAACGCAGAGCAGCACGAAAACAGAAGGGTTCTCAAAACTGGGAGAAAGCACAAATCGAAGTGGCTAGAATGCACCATCGCATTGCCAATCGTCGTAAAGATTTCCATCTGAAGACGGCTCATCAGCTTTGCGACCGGGCGCAAACTATCTTTGCAGAAGATCTCAACGTCAAAAGCTTGACGCGAGGAATGCTGCGAAAAGATTGTGTTGATGCTGCTTTCGGGCAGTTCTTGTCTCTGACGGAATGGGTGTGTTGGAAGCGAGGAGTCTACTTTGCCAAAGTCAATCCCAACGGCACCAGTCAAACCTGCCCCAACTGCCTTGCTACGGTGAGCAAAGGGTTGGAAGTCAGAGAGCATCATTGTCCTGAGTGTGGGTATCGAACGCATCGCGATCGTGCCGCAGCAGAGATGGTTTTGGATCGTGGACTAGAAAACGTAGTAACCCAGGGACTCTGGGGAACGGAAACCGCCTGTCAAGTCGGTCTGTCGGGGGTCTATGACCTAGATAAGTGGCGCGGGGCAGGAATACCCAATCGCGAGGTTGGGAAGCCCGCGCTGTAA
- a CDS encoding RNA-guided endonuclease InsQ/TnpB family protein — MLTVNYTYRIYPNVVQQTELRSWLETCTGVYNYALRELKDWIASRKCSVDRCSLEKEYIIPADEPFPSYHRQQNNLPKAKKQFPHLGKVHSQVLQTTIRRLHDTWEAFLQRGHGFPRFKKFGQFKSFVFPQFKNNPINGFTIKLPKIGEVPINLHRPFAPLSKGGWGDTGKGIVEGTGYTMVCCRHD; from the coding sequence ATGCTGACCGTGAACTACACCTACCGAATCTATCCAAATGTCGTACAGCAGACTGAACTGCGGTCGTGGCTTGAGACGTGCACAGGCGTATATAACTACGCTTTGCGCGAACTCAAAGACTGGATTGCTTCTCGTAAGTGTTCGGTAGACCGATGCTCGCTGGAGAAGGAATACATCATTCCTGCTGATGAGCCATTCCCGTCCTACCATCGTCAGCAGAACAACCTGCCCAAAGCAAAGAAGCAATTCCCGCATCTGGGTAAGGTACATTCTCAGGTGTTGCAGACCACGATTCGCAGACTGCACGATACCTGGGAAGCATTTTTGCAACGGGGACATGGGTTTCCACGTTTCAAAAAGTTCGGTCAATTCAAATCCTTTGTGTTTCCCCAATTCAAGAACAATCCCATCAATGGCTTCACAATCAAGCTGCCAAAAATTGGGGAAGTGCCCATCAACCTGCATCGCCCCTTCGCCCCCCTTTCAAAGGGGGGTTGGGGGGATACAGGTAAGGGTATTGTCGAGGGTACGGGGTACACAATGGTATGTTGTCGTCACGATTGA